The Pasteuria penetrans genomic interval ACGCATAGAATCGTGCGCGGCTGTTGCTTCCTCTCTAGAGGCAACAGGTTTGCTAGCGGGAAAATTGGACAAGGTTTATGATGATCCCCATGCAGGACAAACTTCATGGGAAAAAGCCGAGCGTTCCATGTTATGTGATGCAGTTTCCATTGCATTGAGAAAATCAGGACGTTCTGAGGATACAGTAGATGCGTATTTAGCGGGGGATCTTCTCAATCAGATCATTACAGCATCCCTGTCTGCTAAACAATTTAAGATTCCCTTTTTGGGAATGTATGGCGCATGTTCTACTTCCATGCTTACATTAGCCAATGCTGCCGCTCTGGTGGATGGAGGCTATGCACGTTCAGCTCTGGCTGCCACAAGCAGTCATCGTGCCACATCAGAGCGTCAATTCCGTTATCCAGTGGAATATGGGGGTCAGAAACCTTTGACCACGCAATGCACTATTACGGGGGCCGGCGCGGCTGTTGTTGCCCGAGGGGGTTCTGGCGTTCGGATTACCCATGCTACCCTCGGGTGCGTGGTGGATTGCGGTATGAAAAATCCGCTCAATATGGGAGCTACCATGGCTCCAGCTGCTGCCGATACGATTTTAACCCACTTCCATGATACAGGGCGAAAGCCGGAGGATTATGACCTCATCGTCACAGGTGATTTAGCCAGTGTAGGATTTTCACTGGTCCAAGAGCTCCTACGGAAGAGAGGTTGGGTTCTGGGGGATCATTTTATGGATTGTGGGCTTATGATCTATCCGAGTACATCCTATGGTAAGTCACCTATCTTTGCTGGCGGGAGCGGTTGTGGTTGTAGTGCCATAGTTACCTACGGTCATATTTTGCCGTTGTTACAGAAAAAGCAGTATCACCGTGTTCTTGTTATAGCTACGGGTTCACTTCTGAGTCCACTTTCTTTTCAGCAGGGGGAAAATATTCCTGGGGTTGCCCATGCGGTTGCCTTTGCCTGGCAGGAGGAGAGGGATAGGGTGAATTCATGAGCGGGTCAGTACTCTCTTTTCTCAGTACGTTTTTATTTTGCGGTTTGGTTTGCGTTTTTAGGCAGATATGGGTTGATGTTTTCTGTTTTTCTGCCGAGCGTATAGCTGGGCGGCACAGCATTCGAAGGAACGGGGGGCATTCATCGGGTAGGGCTGGCATCTCAGCCAGCTTTCTCCCAAAACCCGCACATAGTAGTTTTTCATGATACGGCTTTCTAATAGGAACCTTGTGCGGTCCAATGAGGGCAGCGTCCCGTTGGGGGTGTGAATTTTTAAACAAGGTTTTCAGGTGAAATCCCCCCATCTTTGGGAATTCCCTTTATGGATTTATATGTAAAATATATATTAAAAATATTTTTATTATTTTAAAATATGTATTGGGGCCCTGATCCTATTCCCTCTCTTTTTATGTATTTACTACCTATTGATTCCGTCTTTATTAAAATGTAATTATTACTGTAGCAGATGAACTCGCTCAGACCGTTACCAAGAATGGACTAGAACCTCATCTGGAACCCTATTTCCATGCTTCATTGTATGATGGACTTGGAATGAGAATGTGTCCCAATACAATAAATATATAATTAAATGTTATTAAGACAGTATATTGTGCTGCAGGGATGATAATCGAAGAGGGAATTATAATACAAACCCCTTTGATTTCTTAAGAATCTACATTCATAATCCGAACGTGTGCAACCCGGGGGGTCTCCGCTGTTCATAGCGGGTAGATGAATGGCGACTCTTTAGCATGGATTTTTTTATAGGAATCGGGTAGGCGGTGACGTATTAGAAAACGAATAAGATGCTTGCTAGGGAGCACCTATCCGATGACTGTAAAATTAAGGATCATGGTCCTCTAGTTTGATAGTTATTAAGAAAACAACAAAAAAATTAGGTCATTAGCCCCTCTTCTGCTATAATGCCCCATAGAGAACCCTCAAATTCCTATGGAAAAGCAGGTGTTAGAGCTAATGACCTACCCCCACTCTATCACAAATCCCCTTGGCAGTATAG includes:
- the spoVAD gene encoding stage V sporulation protein AD, producing RIESCAAVASSLEATGLLAGKLDKVYDDPHAGQTSWEKAERSMLCDAVSIALRKSGRSEDTVDAYLAGDLLNQIITASLSAKQFKIPFLGMYGACSTSMLTLANAAALVDGGYARSALAATSSHRATSERQFRYPVEYGGQKPLTTQCTITGAGAAVVARGGSGVRITHATLGCVVDCGMKNPLNMGATMAPAAADTILTHFHDTGRKPEDYDLIVTGDLASVGFSLVQELLRKRGWVLGDHFMDCGLMIYPSTSYGKSPIFAGGSGCGCSAIVTYGHILPLLQKKQYHRVLVIATGSLLSPLSFQQGENIPGVAHAVAFAWQEERDRVNS